In Naumovozyma castellii chromosome 1, complete genome, one DNA window encodes the following:
- the NCAS0A07240 gene encoding putative alanine--tRNA ligase → MTKATTSVVVGQLACQKDSFCLDNFQTTVISCKELKGTPTKYEVELQDTILFPEGGGQPSDTGTITIVSSGDIIPVKYVYRVGLHANHMVSQYIEPGTKVDLTVDSEKRIDYMQQHTGQHLLSALLESQYALNTLSWSMGGVPKEKNGIAIELEPSDYFNYIELSRKLTEEEIKNVTTLMRKYIVLDPQVITVKERNPQETVTDDASFSKIPEDYDMTNGVIRTIHIGNLDSNPCCGTHLNSTATIGGILISRNQTSVRGTNSRLYFMCGNRIAQYGEFANDTLLKLKSSFSCGETQIMEKVEQQKEQLQKSNKRERFWIKELAILEAKKILLNLKDIKGRTYLLKDEFGTLEYLLAIFKELSSVLKEEQNNYKEYLIVLCGRETQTKTGPLMIISESGEKINEVSTKLSSMIETLKGGGGKKGGKWQGKISSFSNNDWDSLAHYLNTDYMEQH, encoded by the coding sequence ATGACAAAGGCAACAACTTCAGTAGTAGTGGGGCAACTCGCATGTCAAAAGGATTCTTTCTGCCTTGACAATTTCCAAACCACAGTAATCTCCTGTAAGGAGCTCAAAGGAACACCCACCAAATACGAGGTTGAACTACAAGACACCATCCTGTTCCCAGAGGGTGGCGGACAACCCAGTGACACAGGAACCATCACCATTGTGTCATCTGGTGATATTATTCCCGTGAAATACGTTTATAGGGTTGGATTACATGCTAATCATATGGTCTCCCAGTATATTGAGCCGGGCACTAAAGTCGACCTGACGGTGGATTCAGAAAAGAGAATCGATTACATGCAGCAACATACGGGCCAACATTTGTTGAGTGCTCTATTGGAATCTCAGTATGCATTGAACACTCTATCGTGGTCCATGGGTGGTGTCCCCAAGGAGAAGAACGGGATTGCCATTGAGTTGGAACCAAGTgattatttcaattataTTGAATTATCAAGAAAGTTAACTGAGGAGGAGATTAAGAATGTGACAACATTAATGAGGAAGTACATTGTCTTGGATCCTCAGGTTATTACTGTTAAAGAGAGAAATCCGCAGGAAACTGTCACTGATGACGCTAGTTTCTCTAAGATTCCGGAGGATTATGATATGACCAATGGGGTCATAAGGACCATTcatattggaaatttggATTCCAATCCATGTTGTGGTACTCATTTGAACTCTACAGCTACTATTGGCGGTATAttgatttcaagaaatcaaaCTTCTGTCAGAGGTACTAATTCAAGATTGTATTTCATGTGTGGTAATCGTATTGCGCAATATGGTGAATTTGCCAATGATACATTATTGAAGTTGAAAAGTAGTTTCAGTTGTGGAGAAACTCAAATCATGGAGAAAGTTGAACAGCAAAAGGAGCAATTACAAAAGAGTAACAAAAGAGAGCGTTTTTGGATTAAAGAACTGGCAATTTTGGAGGCAAAAAAGATTTTGCTAAATCTGAAAGATATAAAGGGAAGaacatatttattaaaggaTGAATTTGGTACTCTGGAGTATTTATTGGCCATATTTAAAGAACTTTCAAGTGTCCTAAAGGAGGAACAAAACAACTATAAAGAATATCTAATTGTCCTATGCGGTAGAGAAACACAGACAAAAACCGGGCCGTTAATGATCATATCTGAATCAGGAGAGAAAATTAATGAAGTTTCAACaaaattatcttcaatgattgaaactttgaaagGTGGCGGTGGAAAGAAGGGAGGTAAATGGCAAGGAAAGATATCCTCATTTAGCAATAATGACTGGGACAGCCTTGCACATTATCTGAATACTGATTATATGGAACAACATTAA
- the NCAS0A07250 gene encoding uncharacterized protein (ancestral locus Anc_5.86), with amino-acid sequence MDSSSCSTNPVGQFLSPKNNTLLSTHRPIVSRKTQVSDHYNTNDASPHETTFMNRNNQDYSVNRPHLLPAQSQQGIAEDWASQFSSMQIKDPLEFSQEYKRLYSSYESSQPQRQVPPMSMNVAHQPLPQPSMFVPSPLRQQRNGDGMDIDSYFDLQFQSVEKELEIENNANAGTARNDNVLDEEQLQLQKTARDIVESCSTPSSISSNSSVNAKFAESKFIGLMRKISDGVVTLKKINGDKNVDQSQQAPSVGNNEFYSTVDESVVGTPFYPVDDTVHM; translated from the coding sequence ATGGATTCAAGTAGTTGCTCGACAAATCCAGTGGGGCAGTTTTTATCGCCCAAGAACAATACTCTCTTAAGCACACACCGTCCTATTGTCTCGAGGAAGACACAGGTTTCCGACCATTATAATACTAATGACGCATCCCCCCATGAAACTACGTTTATGAATAGGAATAATCAAGACTATTCAGTAAATAGACCTCATCTACTACCAGCACAGAGCCAACAGGGCATCGCCGAAGATTGGGCATCTCAATTTTCTAGCATGCAAATTAAAGATCCATTAGAGTTCAGTCAAGAATACAAAAGGCTCTATTCCAGTTATGAATCATCACAGCCACAGAGGCAAGTGCCTCCCATGTCGATGAACGTCGCACACCAACCTCTTCCGCAACCATCGATGTTTGTACCCTCACCACTACGGCAACAAAGAAATGGAGATGGGATGGATATTGATTCTTACTTTGATTTGCAATTCCAATCTGTGgaaaaagaattggaaatagaaaataatgCTAATGCTGGCACAGCGAGAAACGATAATGTTCTCGATGAGGAACAATTGCAATTACAAAAAACTGCCAGGGATATTGTGGAATCATGTTCCACACCGTCATCTATATCTTCCAATAGTTCAGTCAATGCTAAATTTGCAGAATCTAAATTTATTGGGTTGATGAGAAAGATAAGTGATGGGGTGGTGacattaaagaaaattaatggTGATAAGAACGTGGATCAAAGTCAACAAGCTCCTTCAGTTGGTAACAATGAATTTTATTCTACGGTTGATGAATCTGTGGTTGGTACTCCATTTTATCCAGTGGATGATACTGTTCATATGTAG
- the PMT6 gene encoding dolichyl-phosphate-mannose-protein mannosyltransferase PMT6 (ancestral locus Anc_5.140), with the protein MADISKDSTVSIHPTDSSLRERKAVTQTSTELDIKQHEPDDSKQNKSRYPYVTTAKISSSMRSYIGPLLLTILSFQLRFHDIGKNNHVVWDEAHFGKFGSYYITHEFYHDVHPPLGKMLIALSEYLAGFDGHFNFDSNEAYPEEVNYIFMRQFNAMFGALCVPVTLFTTRSMGFNWLTSYLVTLMVTLEHSYIVLSKFILLDSILLFFTLTTFACMVKLYTLKKRQLTKQWSLWMLLTGLSVGCVCSVKWVGLFITIIVGLFTIMELFTHHYDKTLPRVKYYKHWMIRIIDLIIIPFLIYMFCFKIHFTLLYKSGTGDSATNTLFQVNLEGTTIENGPRDVMYGSEVTIRSHGLSPNLLHSHVQLYPDGSRQRQITGYGHSDSNNVWEFQFAREDTRSLTDNLKTPITDGAEIRLVHNNTRANLHSHEILSHVSKGNFEVSGYSTEFNGDVYDDWILEIVDQMDSGNPDFHKEDQNIVHPVSTFFRLRHKVLGCYLASTGLAYPSWGFQQAEIVCKKSWSHRDKATWWNVEDHWNDQLPIEEDYVPPKSKFWTDFILINFAMASSNSALVPDADKFDPLASKPWEWPTLHRGLRLCSWSRDVYKYYLLGSPFNTWLSTLSLFLFVFIISKIAYQWRRQHLNLQEDQLWRLGIQGIFPFLAWITHFFPFVMMGRVTYVHHYLPALYFAILTFGFVLDYSIGRANPFIKYPIYLALFVGCTYIYVLFAPICQGLHGDVAKYLRLEWLPTWNIVI; encoded by the coding sequence ATGGCAGACATTTCGAAGGATAGTACTGTCAGCATACATCCTACTGACTCAAGTCTCAGGGAGCGAAAAGCCGTCACCCAAACTTCAACGGAACTTGATATAAAACAACATGAACCTGATGATTctaaacaaaataaatcaaGATACCCTTATGTGACAACAGCGAAGATATCTAGTTCTATGAGAAGCTATATTGgtccattattattgacGATTTTAAGTTTCCAATTAAGATTCCATGATATCGGCAAGAATAACCATGTAGTTTGGGATGAAGCTCATTTTGGTAAGTTCGGCTCCTATTACATAACACATGAATTTTATCATGATGTCCATCCACCATTAGGTAAAATGCTTATTGCATTAAGTGAATACCTAGCAGGTTTTGACGGtcatttcaattttgattCAAACGAGGCATATCCAGAGGAGGTTAACTATATATTCATGAGACAATTCAATGCTATGTTTGGTGCCTTGTGTGTTCCCGTGACACTATTTACAACAAGATCAATGGGGTTTAATTGGCTCACATCATACCTTGTTACTCTTATGGTTACTTTGGAACATTCATATATTGtattatccaaatttatCCTTTTAGATTCAATATTACTCTTTTTCACTTTGACAACATTTGCCTGTATGGTTAAACTTTATACCTTGAAAAAAAGACAATTAACTAAACAATGGTCTCTTTGGATGCTACTTACAGGATTGTCTGTCGGCTGTGTCTGTTCTGTGAAGTGGGTTGGCTTATTTATTACAATCATTGTGGGTCTTTTCACGATAATGGAATTATTTACGCACCATTATGACAAAACCTTGCCAAGGGTCAAGTACTATAAACATTGGATGATTAgaataattgatttaattattattccattcttaatatatatgtttTGTTTCAAGATCCACTTCACTCTGTTATACAAATCTGGTACTGGTGATTCTGCAACCAATACTCTTTTCCAAGTCAATTTAGAGGGGACTACCATCGAGAATGGACCAAGAGATGTCATGTATGGATCAGAGGTAACAATAAGATCTCATGGACTGAGTCCCAACCTATTACATTCTCATGTACAGTTATACCCTGATGGTTCTCGTCAACGTCAAATTACCGGATATGGTCATTCAGATTCTAATAATGTTTGGGAATTCCAATTTGCAAGAGAAGACACTAGAAGCTTAACTGATAATTTGAAGACACCTATTACTGATGGGGCTGAAATTAGACTAGTGCATAATAATACACGTGCCAATTTACATTCTCATGAAATATTATCTCATGTTTCTAAGGGCAATTTTGAAGTTTCTGGCTATAGCACTGAATTTAATGGAGATGTTTACGACGATTGGATTTTAGAGATTGTTGATCAAATGGATTCCGGAAACCCTGATTTTCATAAAGAAGATCAAAACATTGTGCACCCAGTCTCTACTTTTTTCAGACTAAGACACAAGGTCCTGGGTTGTTACTTGGCATCAACTGGACTGGCCTACCCAAGTTGGGGGTTCCAACAAGCGGAAATAGTTTGCAAAAAATCATGGTCTCATAGAGATAAAGCCACATGGTGGAACGTGGAAGATCATTGGAATGACCAGCTAcccattgaagaagacTATGTCCCACCAAAGTCAAAATTCTGGActgattttattttaataaattttgcaATGGCATCTTCAAATAGTGCCCTTGTTCCAGATGCAGATAAATTTGATCCATTAGCTTCTAAGCCTTGGGAATGGCCTACATTACATAGGGGTTTAAGGTTATGTTCATGGTCCCGTGATGTTTACAAGTATTATTTACTCGGATCACCCTTTAATACCTGGTTATCTACTCTTTCATTATTCCTCTTTGTCTTCATAATATCTAAAATTGCATATCAATGGAGAAGACAGCATCTGAATTTACAAGAAGATCAGCTTTGGCGATTGGGAATCCAAGGtattttcccatttttGGCCTGGATAAcacatttttttccattcGTTATGATGGGAAGAGTTACCTATGTACATCATTACCTTCCTGCCCTATATTTTGCCATTCTAACCTTTGGGTTCGTTTTAGATTATTCCATCGGTAGAGCTAATCCATTTATCAAGTATCCAATTTATTTAGCCTTATTTGTCGGCTGCACATATATTTATGTGTTATTTGCACCAATATGCCAAGGACTACATGGTGATGTCGCAAAATATCTCCGATTAGAATGGTTACCTACTTGGAATATAGTGATATAG